The DNA sequence ccccaaaccccggcctggtcggTTTGGTCtgcttcgcaagcgttcccggaagtctcgcgatgttgcgcctTGTTGAACCAAAGACATTAAGAGGCAGTGAGGCTGTTCCTGACTAGTACAGCAGGTGGCAGCAATAACACCAGATTCTAGAAGAAGAAGACCTAAAGCGGACCAGGAAGTGACGGGGTTGTTTTGTTTGATGGAAATTGGTTGAATGAAGATGGACTGAGACAAATTGTAGATTTATATAAAACAAAAGACAATTTTACTTTGTTTTGAAGGTAAGGTCGTAGTCTCTCAAGTCCCAATCATCTAAATGTTCTCGGAAGCATCACAGCAAACACACTAGCTAGCTTACCTAGCGTCATTTCTAACTTGCTAGCCAGCTAAACTggatagctagctacgttagcatGCTACCTCCAAGCCACAAATGAATCGGTTATCTTTAGGAATCGTTGTCCAAGCCACTACAAAGATGACTCCTCGACTAGGTAGCTAACTTGCAACTGCATATTCATAGATAACCTTTCCATATGCTTCATTACCAAAGTGATTTATGTAGTTCGATGAAGTCGTAGGTTAATCTGAGCAGATTGTGTGGTTGTAGCTAGCCATTGTAATGTGTATTTCATTGTTTACTCAGGTGCATGGTTGCTCTGCATTTGAGACGCCTGTATGAGTGACGCACACCACCATAGAACTCCACCACCATGGGCCAGCGAAGGAGGGGGGCAGCTGTCCATGCTCCCCCAGCCAACAGACACCCTGACGGGCTCACAGTGGCTCCCCAGGCCCCTGCCAAGAAGCACAACATATGCATGGTGTCAGACTTCTTTTACCCCAACATGGGAGGGGTGGAGAGCCACATCTACCAGCTGTCCCAGTGTCTGATAGAGAAGGGTCACAAGGTGGTGATCGCCACCCACGCCTACGGCTGCAGGAAGGGGGTCCGTTACCTGACCAACGGGCTCAAGGTGTACTATCTGCCCCTGCAGGTGATGTACAACCAGTCCACAGCTACCACCTGCTTCCACAGCCTGCCGCTGCTGCGCTGCGTGTTTGTCAGGGAGCGCATCACCGTGGTGCACGCCCACAGCTCCTTCTCCGCCATGGGCCACGATGCACTGTTCCACGCCAAGACCATGGGCCTCAACACGGTGGGTAGCAGTCTAACGGAGTGGTAcactatagagaatagggtgccattgcaGACGCATCCTAGAGCAAGATGGTAGCATATCAAATTCCTAAAATAGGTTTTATGTGCCCAGCTAGTATAAATAACTAAAAGTTGTCTGTTTACAGGTGTTTACAGACCACTCCCTCTTTGGTTTTGCTGATGTTAGCTCGGTGCTGACCAATAAGCTGCTGACGGTGTCTCTGTGCGACACCAATCACATTGTGTGCGTATCGTACACCAGTAAGGAGAACACAGTGCTCAGGGCAGCGCTCGACCCCGAGATCGTTTCTGTTATTCCCAACGCCGTCGACCCCACAGACTTCACCCCCGACCCTTCCCAGCGCCATGACGACAGGATCACCATTGTTGTGGTCAGCCGCCTCGTCTACCGCAAAGGTAGGTAGGGGTGAGACTATATAATGATAAATGTGGACCCCCACATAGCAAAAAATATTAACTATGTGCGCTTGTCGGTTATCAATACATAAAGCCTGTAGATATGATTGTAGGAATGTCTCAATCACTGCTTTTACACTTTTTTAGGAATAGATCTTCTGGGAGGGATCATCCCAGAGCTATGCCTCAAACATCCAGATCTACATTTCCTGATTGGGGGAGAGGGACCAAAGAGAATCGTGTTGGAAGAAGTGAGAGAGAAATACCAGCTACACGATAGGTAGAATTAAACAGTGATGTGGATGTATGTTTGTGGATGTATGTTTGTGGGTGTAGGTATGTGTCTGAgttgcttctctctctccccagggtgcGTCTCCTGGGGGCCCTTGAGCATAAGGATGTGCGGGGGGTCTTGGTCCAGGGACATATcttcctcaacacctccctgacAGAGGCCTTCTGCATGGCTATAGTGGAGGGGGCCAGCTGTGGACTACAGGTCTGTTTGCCTACTGAATATTAATCCATATTCATCCTCTGTTGCCCATACCTGGACACAAACTAGAAGGTGGTTgtaccagggtttccgttagccgttAATAGCTGTCTTTCTGGCCGAACAAAAAATGTTTAGAAAAGCCAATAAATACAATTGCTGCAGGCCAATTGTCTGGCAGAAGAAGAACAAATCCCATTGAGAAATAATAATATTTAGCCTATTTATTGATTTAAATACCGGTTGATGTAAATATATTTGGCTGGTCCTGCTTAtaggtctataggttaatttgcataatttagtggactTAAATTGgtattcaccccccccttggcatttttcctattttgttgccttacaacctggaattaaaatggatgtttggggggtttgtatcatttgatttacacaacatgcctaccactttgaagatgcaaaatattttttcttgtgaaacaaagaagaaataagacaaaaaactgaacttgagcgtgcataactattaaccccccaaagtcaatactttgtagagccaccttttgcaacaattacagctgcaagtcacttggggtgtgtctctataagcttggcacatgtagccactgggatttttgccaattcttcaaggcaaaactgctccagctccttcaagttggatgggttcggctggtgtacaacaatctttaagtcataccacagattctcaattggattgaggtctgggctttgacaatgccattccaagacatttaaatgtttccccttaaaccactcaagtgttgctttagcagtatgcttagggtcattgtcctgctggaaggtgaacctccgtcccagtctaaaatctctggaagactgaaacaggtttccctcaagaatttccctgtatctagcaccatccatcattccttcaattctgaccagtttcccagtccctgccgatgaaaaacatccccacagcatgatgctgccaacaccatgcttcactgtggggatggtgttctcgtggtgatgagaggtgttgggtttgcgccagacatagcgttttccttgatggccaaaaagctcaattttagtctcacctgaccagagtaccttcttccatatgtttggggagtctcccacatgcctgtttgcttatttttttctttaagcaatggcttttttctggccactcttccgtaaagcccagctctgtggagtgtacggcttaaagtggttctatggacagatactccaatctccgctgtggagctttgcagctccttcagggttatctttggtctctttgttgcctctgattaatgccctccttgcctggtctgtgtgttttggtgggcggccctctcttggcaggtttgttgtggtgccatattctttccattttttgatatggatttaatgatgctctgtgggatgttcaaagtttctgatatttttttacaacccaaccctgatctgtacttctccacaactttgtccctgacctgtttggagagctccttggtcttcatggtgccgcttgcttggtggtgcccgttgcttagtggtgttgcagactctggggcctttcagaacaggtgtatatacagttgaagtcggaagtttacatacacttaggttggagtcattaaaacttgtttttcaaccactccacacatttcttgttaacaaactatagatttggcaagtcggttaggacatctactttgtgcatgacagtaatttttccaacaattgtttacagacagattatttcacttaaaattcactgtatcacaattccagtgggtcagaagtttacatacactaagttgactgtgcctttaaacagcttggaaaattccagaaaatgatgtcatggctttagaagcttctgatagaataatttacatcatttgagtcaattggaggtgtacctgtggatgtatttcaaggcctaccttcaaactcagtgccactttgcttgacatcatgggaaaatcaaaagaaatcagccaagacctcagaaaacaaattgtagacctccacaagtctggttcctccttgggagcaatttccaaatgcctgaaggtaccacgctcatctgtacaaacaatagtacgcaagtataaacaccatgggaccacgcagccgtcataccgctcaggaaggagactcgttctgtctcctagagatgaacgtactttggtgagaaaagtgcaaatcaatcccagaacaacagcaaaggatcttgtggagatgctggaggaaaccggtacaaaagtatctatatccacagtaaaacgagtcctatatcaacataacctgaaaggctgctcagcaaggaagaagtcactgctccaaaaccgccataaaaaagccagattacggtttgcaactgcacatggggacaaagatcgtactttttggagaaatgtcctctggtctgatgaaacaaaaatagaactgtttggccataatgaccatcgttatgtttggaggaaaaagggggccgcttgcaagccgaagaacaccatcccaaccgtgaagcacgggggtggcagcatcatgctgtgggggtgctttgctgcaggagggactggtgcacttcacaaaatagatggcattgtgaggaaggaaaattatgtggatatattgaagcaacatctcaagacgtcagtcaggaagttaaagcttggtcgcaaatgggtcttccaaatggatgatgaccccaagcatacttccaaagttgtggcaaaatggcttaaggacaacaaagtcaaggtattggagtggccatcacaaagccctgacctcaatcctatagaaaatgtgtgggcagaactgaaaaagtgtgtgcgagcaaggaggcctacaaacctgactcagttacaccagctctgtcaggaggaatgggccaaattcacccaacttattgttggaagcttgtggaaggctacctgaaacgtttgacccaagttaaacaatttaaaggcaatgctaccaaatactaattgagtgtatgtaaacttctgacccactgggaatgtgatgaaataattaaaagctgaaataaatcattttctctactattattctgacatttcacattcttaaaataaaggggtgatcctaactgacctaagacagggaatttttactaggattaaaggtcaggaattgtgaaaaactgtttaatttatttggctaaggtgtatgtaaacttccgaccttcAACtgaatactgagatcatgtgacagatcatgtgacacttagattgcacacaggtggactttatttaacaaattatgtgacttcttaaggtaattggttgcaccagatcttatttaggggcttcatagcaaagggggtgtattttatttgttcgaattttttgaaacaagttatttttttcatttcacttcaccaatttggactattttgtgtatgtccattacatgaaatccaaataaaaatcaatttaaattacaggttgtaatgcaacaaaataggaaaaacgccaaggggggtgaatacttttgcaaggcactgtatcttatttatcacgcatacagcatacagatacagagtcTTTGAGCAGAAAATCTGTCAGACTAAAACAtctcaaacagcaaatgcataggCAACTGAAGGCAGGCTTCATaagcgcgtcacacaccactttgcaatgagctggaggcagtatccattttgaaaacatatttaattgtttgaaacctgaacgttttactacatattacgaggcatgtcttaccttgcttaaaagtagcctagccaaaatcagaACATATCTGTGGAGGCAGTTATtttatatcaactttctttcgttgtccggtaaccaaaggcacaatcctagtcatattagcaacccatgctggTAGGTTGCgtattagatctcccctctttctaaatttctaatggatattttcatctgtcacatgaaaccactCTCATGTGCGGTGCGCTTTTGACAACGCTGTTTTGCCACTAATTGCATTACAGAACCAACATTCACACCTAGTCTACTGCCTTGTGCACATAGCTGtgtttataatgtgaagaaataagtttatcaacattttaatctaaacgttctcatctgttgcatcagactcattgctttttaacgttgtttttatgtagcctaggcctactggttggatggATTTGGGATCTAtcttcccacaactgtcccagagtcggATTGGAagaggctatttctttctcgacaagctgaccaatagaataggaaGCCTTAAcgtttctactatagtagattgacataggctagtgattttgctgttcgttactggtcttgttggctgaggaaaagtacatgtggacagttattctaacatgttCAAAGTGCGCATCAGAATTCGGGTAAGAAGGACCGCTTATCGTTGCATtctcgacttgcatgttctgttaatatgaattaccatattctaaatgtgatttctgtcattctgagcactgtgggtggacaccctaatcgggttacgcacccaatgcatgtGGGTCGGGGAATTTTGTCGAATGCCCAGTAAATTAAAATGTGGCCGGTCAAATGTCCgccgccacattttcctaacagaAACCCTGGTTGGTACCTGCGTGTTGCTGGTTGGATGTTAGCCTGCTTGTTATTCTTAGTATTGGCagattttagtgtgtgtgtgtggttaatgGACGTGTGTGTAGGTGGTAAGTACGCGTGTTGGAGGGATCCCTGAGGTTCTGCCTGAGGATCTGATCACCCTGTGTGAGCCCACCGTGCGTTCTCTTTGTGCTGGCCTGGACAGTGTCATCGCTAGGCAACGATCTGGCAGCGTCGCCTCCCCTGCCTCAATCCACGCCCACGTCCGCACCCTCTACACCTGGAGGAATGtcgcagagaggacagagaaggtaggctcatacatacatacatatattttgtatgtttCTTAAATCTAGACTGTGATACACTGTCATAATACCTTTAATTGACACAGACTGAGATATTGATGCGGTCTAATTCATTGATacaaacactgtgtgtgtgtctctgctctctgttctgTCAGGTGTATGACCGTGTGGCTGGGGAGGAGGTTCTTCCTCTGGACAGACGGCTGCTCAGACTGAGAACCCACTGTGGCCCTGTGGCAGGCTCCATCTTTGCCCTCTTTGCTGTCTTCGACTTCCTCTTCCTGCTCCTTCTCCGCTGGCTCCTCCCAGACTGCCTCATAGACATTGCCATGGACGCCACGGGCCCCCAGGGGCTGTGGAGGCAGGGCTTGGGCGATAGGAAAGGAACTCACTCTAAAAGTGCCATGTTGACAAAGGAGGAGCCAGGTGGTCACAAGACCAAGCTATGATGATAAAACACAACTCCTTATCCTCAACCGTAATATAACTGCTTAAAATACTGACTTTAAAAAAATCTAACTTGACCTCTGACCCCACTACCTAATGACCTGTGGATACTGATCACTCATTGCATAATGTTTTAAGGGAAACCCTGATGTTTACAAAAGGATGAGTGTTCTTGCTCAGGTAAAGATGGTTATAGATATGTTTTATTCTTTGTAACCCCTTAATGAACCCCAAAACTGAATCACTCCTGTATTAATATTCCACTCctagtttttgtattttaatttcTTTATCCATGCTTTGCACTGAATAAAGAAGGGATATAGGTTCACAGATGATTATTTTTATCAGTAAGGAGGTTGGGGGTATACCGTTATTACAAAAATGGCACAATGAATGCTACTGGTTGCCATAGACAGCAGTATGATCTTTAAGGGGACTCTGTAATAGCATAGTTTTGTATTCTAACCTCACCCACTCACCAAGTTCCCTTCCTTGTACTTTTATGCTTGAATTTTATATTTTAGTTTTAGTAGTTCTCTGCTGTTTAacttttttttacccatatcaTGCTTTGCCAATGTCTTTGTTGGGTGGTTCCTCTCCTTTCGAGATGTTTGTGGGCTCATGCTTAAGGCTGTGTAGCCTAATGATGCACTGATTACTGAACCTTGACTTATGATGGAAACTAAAGTCTGTTTCAGAATGACCTATTTTGTCCCTTTTCTACATTAGTGACACGTCACCCTTTTTTCTGACAATGTATTTTCAATAGCTAGGGCCTCAAACTTCTTCTTGTATGTCCTGGAACAAAAACATCACAGTTTTCACTGTAAACAGCTTGCCAGACAAAACACATAGCTGTGAAAGTGGAGATTGGGATGGTATTCCTTTCTTTTCAAGAACGAGGGTAGTGCACCATTCACACATCGTTAGGGCTGTAGACTGGGTAAAGAGCATCATTGTTGTCACTACAGAAACATGTTTTCTGCCTAAAGAGGTTCAGGGTATTCACGAGGCCCTAAAgtaacgagtagaggacagaggagcctcttaaagaagaagttacaggtctatgagagccagaaatcttgcttgtttgtaggtgaccaaatacttattttccaccataatttgcaaataaattcataaaaaatcctacaatgtgattttctggaaaaacatttctcaatttgtctgtcatagttgacgtgtacctatgatgaaaattacaggcctctctcatctttttaagtgggagaacttgcacaattggtggctgactaaatacttttttcccccactgtatgtaggccttattcaaaaacatgtttttttgcgCTATGGAAAAGTTGAACTTTCAAAATACCCAACTATTCACATTCCAATGTCAATGTACTACAGGCACTACGTTTTGAACTGATGTTCTCCATGTAGAAAACATTGAACAGGACTTGAATGACGCAGACGTGCAGATAGTTGACCCTTCTACTTGCTTTTAGAAATCCCTAAACATAATTGATTTATTGAATTCAATAGCACCTTATCCACTTATTTGTTCTTACGCCATAAGGTTGTCCTCTGCGCATGTTGAAACACCATACCTTATCACCTAGATATGAGAATACACAGATGTTCCTTTTGTGTGTGTTCGTGTCCATCAGTCTATCGGTCCTATGCTTACCTCTATTGTCATGCAACAGTTCCCCCATTCCACAGAAAGGGGGGTGTTACTCCTCTCCTCAGGGTCGGGGGAGGAGGTAGCTTGGGACCTGATAAGAGGTCTGGGAAGGCCAGACAGGTTTGTGCATCCCACTCATAGCTGGTTCACTCACTGTGGAGGAGGCTGCTGTTTTTTAACCATGGCTGGTGTGCAGACGGAGATTGCCCTGTGCAGTCGGCCTTGGAGAGGACCCTTCCACATCTATGGGGGACTGGCATGCAACTCGCTCATGGCTGGTATGGATTTCTCTCTGCTGCTGCTTTGTCAAAGTCAATTCTGTTGAGTAAATTAGTGTTAGGTGAGAGCAAGAAAGCTACAATTTGTCTGTGGTATTGGTGTTGTTCAACAGAGAATGTTTGGTGTCTTGAATAAACACATTATACAGTATGTTTTCCTAAGAGTTAAGAACCAGAGTTGTTTCAGATATTTTGGGATGTTGTTTGAGGCGATGAGATAGAGAAAATGGAAAGAGAGAGCAGTTAGGTCAAGATATCTTTGTGTGTTTCTAGAAGAAGAATACTGTAC is a window from the Coregonus clupeaformis isolate EN_2021a chromosome 23, ASM2061545v1, whole genome shotgun sequence genome containing:
- the piga gene encoding phosphatidylinositol N-acetylglucosaminyltransferase subunit A yields the protein MGQRRRGAAVHAPPANRHPDGLTVAPQAPAKKHNICMVSDFFYPNMGGVESHIYQLSQCLIEKGHKVVIATHAYGCRKGVRYLTNGLKVYYLPLQVMYNQSTATTCFHSLPLLRCVFVRERITVVHAHSSFSAMGHDALFHAKTMGLNTVFTDHSLFGFADVSSVLTNKLLTVSLCDTNHIVCVSYTSKENTVLRAALDPEIVSVIPNAVDPTDFTPDPSQRHDDRITIVVVSRLVYRKGIDLLGGIIPELCLKHPDLHFLIGGEGPKRIVLEEVREKYQLHDRVRLLGALEHKDVRGVLVQGHIFLNTSLTEAFCMAIVEGASCGLQVVSTRVGGIPEVLPEDLITLCEPTVRSLCAGLDSVIARQRSGSVASPASIHAHVRTLYTWRNVAERTEKVYDRVAGEEVLPLDRRLLRLRTHCGPVAGSIFALFAVFDFLFLLLLRWLLPDCLIDIAMDATGPQGLWRQGLGDRKGTHSKSAMLTKEEPGGHKTKL